A single Acaryochloris thomasi RCC1774 DNA region contains:
- a CDS encoding calcium-binding protein, with protein MNEESMNSFEFDVTLFSGQNFDGDFSYDTSVITGNGEELARIEDDLGDFKLTLNIFGETFTEENDIDFGDGEPPFPFATFEDGEIQGIDYLPSADDVGVEGFGGFFIRQSELLFVEDAYFEVAGQGLTPVPVAGFNTELVGIVDYEGQAFNTVAGTEIGDFLQGTKEDDRIFAREGSDRVFARRGDDFIRGGDGADLVNGGKGDDTLIGEAGADILNGGRGNDDLQGGDQADLLQGKQGDDTLAGDDGRDTLMGGRGSDSLSGGSGADQILGNRGADTLIGGAGNDTLVGGAGADLYTYDTGVTFVRRDVGSDQIQGFVAGQDKIALGLTTFDTLSSVAGDGFSVAADFEVVNSTMGARQSLAEIVYQTNTGDLFYNQNGANAGFGEGGLLTTFTDNPGLSTSDFILL; from the coding sequence ATGAACGAAGAATCGATGAATTCTTTCGAGTTTGATGTCACCCTTTTTAGTGGTCAGAACTTTGATGGGGATTTCTCCTATGACACTTCTGTAATTACGGGTAATGGAGAAGAACTGGCTCGAATTGAAGATGATTTGGGTGATTTTAAATTAACCCTTAATATCTTTGGTGAAACGTTTACTGAAGAGAATGATATTGACTTTGGCGATGGCGAACCCCCTTTTCCTTTCGCCACATTTGAAGATGGTGAGATTCAGGGAATTGACTATTTGCCCTCTGCCGATGACGTCGGCGTAGAGGGCTTTGGCGGATTTTTCATTCGTCAGTCAGAGCTACTCTTCGTTGAAGATGCTTACTTTGAGGTTGCTGGTCAGGGCCTGACCCCTGTACCTGTAGCTGGTTTCAACACTGAACTTGTCGGCATTGTGGACTACGAAGGCCAGGCCTTTAATACAGTTGCTGGTACTGAAATAGGTGACTTTCTGCAAGGCACTAAAGAAGATGATCGAATCTTTGCCCGTGAAGGCAGCGACCGAGTGTTCGCACGTAGGGGCGACGACTTTATCCGCGGCGGTGACGGAGCGGATCTCGTCAATGGTGGCAAGGGAGACGATACTCTCATTGGCGAAGCAGGTGCTGACATTCTCAACGGCGGCAGAGGTAATGATGATCTTCAAGGGGGTGACCAAGCCGATCTACTTCAAGGCAAGCAGGGAGATGATACCCTCGCAGGGGATGATGGACGCGACACTCTGATGGGTGGCAGAGGCAGTGATAGTCTTTCTGGCGGCAGTGGCGCTGATCAGATTCTCGGCAATCGTGGTGCTGACACATTGATCGGTGGTGCTGGTAATGACACCCTAGTTGGTGGTGCAGGTGCAGATCTGTACACCTATGACACGGGCGTAACCTTTGTCCGTAGAGATGTTGGCAGCGACCAGATCCAAGGATTTGTCGCAGGTCAGGACAAGATTGCCCTAGGTCTGACCACCTTTGACACATTGAGTAGTGTTGCGGGCGACGGCTTCAGCGTTGCGGCTGACTTTGAGGTGGTGAACAGCACGATGGGCGCTCGCCAAAGCTTAGCTGAAATCGTTTATCAGACCAACACAGGCGACCTGTTTTACAACCAGAACGGTGCCAACGCTGGCTTTGGAGAGGGGGGATTGCTAACCACCTTCACTGATAACCCCGGTCTAAGCACGTCAGATTTTATCCTTCTCTAG
- a CDS encoding DMT family transporter, translating to MINVRDPKLTHEWKGIAFILMSAFGFSTLGIFGKLIYAEGLNITSTLALRFLGASFILWIWLWLRQEWRVSKRDAFSAISLGMLGYAGQAAFLFSALKYTSAGIATLLLYSYPAIVTLLAWLIEGERPTLNRSIALASALVGCLLIADLTGPDRSLTGILLGLASGLWYSFYLLLSARLVNTLNPIVSSAYISLGAAVSFVGAATAQSTFILPSNLTAVMITMALVIVSTIVPVLSLLAGIQILGISQASILSTVEPLITVLLGMVLLKEKFSTIQAVGGFLILNSVIILRFQRSEYKHQ from the coding sequence TTGATCAATGTACGCGATCCGAAGCTAACGCATGAATGGAAAGGCATTGCCTTTATCCTTATGTCTGCATTTGGATTTTCTACGCTGGGAATTTTTGGAAAACTTATTTATGCAGAGGGCTTAAACATTACAAGCACCCTAGCATTGAGATTTTTAGGTGCATCTTTTATCTTGTGGATCTGGTTATGGCTGAGACAGGAATGGCGAGTTTCGAAGCGCGATGCATTCTCGGCAATTAGTCTTGGAATGTTAGGCTATGCGGGACAGGCAGCTTTTCTTTTCTCAGCCCTAAAATATACGAGTGCTGGTATCGCAACGCTGCTGCTGTATTCTTACCCAGCTATCGTTACGCTTTTGGCTTGGTTAATTGAGGGTGAACGTCCCACTCTCAACCGAAGCATTGCCCTAGCTTCAGCACTTGTCGGCTGTCTGTTAATTGCTGACTTGACTGGCCCAGATCGTTCACTTACAGGAATATTACTCGGTCTAGCTTCGGGGCTTTGGTATTCTTTCTACCTACTCTTGAGTGCACGGCTTGTAAACACCCTTAATCCTATTGTCAGCAGTGCCTATATTTCTCTAGGTGCTGCTGTGAGTTTTGTCGGAGCGGCGACCGCGCAGTCAACCTTTATCTTGCCCTCAAACCTAACGGCTGTCATGATTACCATGGCGCTCGTCATCGTATCAACAATCGTACCTGTTCTGAGTTTGTTAGCCGGAATTCAGATTCTTGGCATCTCTCAAGCCTCAATTTTATCGACCGTTGAGCCCTTGATAACTGTGCTCCTTGGCATGGTTCTCCTTAAAGAGAAATTCTCCACTATTCAAGCTGTCGGTGGTTTTTTGATTCTCAACTCGGTGATTATCCTCCGATTTCAAAGATCAGAGTATAAGCATCAATGA
- a CDS encoding fatty acid desaturase family protein, which produces MVTTVRPETEIDSKRYLGYRNHFANAIAISSILIGYCGGITFLFSDNYLLNALGVIWLSHSLINSAIMTHEFMHDTIFYSRRWNTYGGNLMIWLNGGCYAPFRDLARVHLGHHIDCVDLGPFDLPSMMGRLPSPVRNAILTLEWLYFPCLNFMAQWRSITVPFWHPDRKHLRLRVATLLVIRGALFTVMGTISLKALVLYFIAYTGMVTVIRWIDAFQHTFDVYPIGSELPNHSRAYETLHTFSTPLFSFRYRWVNLLLLNFGYHNVHHDVMRCPWHSLPDLDRELYRGNEVQYIDVKHLLQNYHRFRISRIFLGQGQALNRPEDLDLEKFYGATAVSLLFMPY; this is translated from the coding sequence ATGGTTACGACTGTCAGACCTGAAACGGAAATAGATTCTAAACGATACCTAGGTTATCGCAATCATTTTGCAAATGCGATCGCAATTTCTAGCATCTTGATTGGGTATTGCGGCGGTATTACATTTCTATTCTCAGACAATTATTTGTTAAACGCACTGGGCGTGATTTGGCTTTCTCACAGCCTCATCAACTCTGCCATCATGACCCATGAGTTCATGCACGACACGATTTTCTACAGTCGTCGTTGGAATACCTATGGAGGCAATCTCATGATCTGGCTGAACGGCGGCTGTTATGCTCCCTTTCGAGATCTAGCCAGGGTCCATCTCGGTCATCATATCGATTGTGTAGACCTTGGTCCCTTTGACTTGCCTAGTATGATGGGACGCCTTCCTTCCCCTGTGCGTAATGCAATTCTTACATTGGAGTGGCTGTACTTTCCCTGCCTGAACTTTATGGCTCAGTGGCGATCGATTACGGTGCCGTTTTGGCATCCTGATCGGAAGCATTTGCGGCTAAGAGTTGCGACGCTGTTAGTGATTCGTGGGGCTTTGTTTACCGTCATGGGGACTATTTCATTGAAGGCATTAGTGCTTTACTTTATTGCCTATACGGGTATGGTGACAGTCATTCGGTGGATTGATGCATTCCAGCATACCTTTGACGTGTACCCTATCGGTTCTGAACTGCCTAACCATAGCCGCGCGTACGAGACGCTCCACACCTTTTCCACCCCTTTATTTAGTTTTCGCTACCGATGGGTCAATTTGCTGCTCCTTAACTTCGGCTATCACAACGTTCATCATGATGTGATGCGCTGCCCGTGGCATAGCCTGCCTGACTTAGATCGTGAACTTTATCGCGGCAATGAAGTTCAATACATTGATGTGAAGCATCTGCTGCAAAACTACCATCGATTCCGCATCTCTCGAATTTTTCTAGGACAGGGTCAAGCTTTAAACCGTCCTGAAGATCTGGATCTGGAAAAATTTTACGGTGCAACAGCGGTTTCCCTATTATTCATGCCGTATTAG